In Zea mays cultivar B73 chromosome 7, Zm-B73-REFERENCE-NAM-5.0, whole genome shotgun sequence, the following proteins share a genomic window:
- the LOC100284707 gene encoding elongation factor 1-alpha, giving the protein MGKEKVHINIVVIGHVDSGKSTTTGHLIYKLGGIDKRVIERFEKEAAEMNKRSFKYAWVLDKLKAERERGITIDIALWKFETTKYYCTVIDAPGHRDFIKNMITGTSQADCAVLIIDSTTGGFEAGISKDGQTREHALLAFTLGVRQMICCCNKMDATTPKYSKARYDEIVKEVGSYLKKVGYNPDKIPFVPISGFEGDNMIERSTNLDWYKGPTLLEALDQINEPKRPSDKPLRLPLQDVYKIGGIGTVPVGRVETGLLKPGMVVTFAPTGLTTEVKSVEMHHETMQEALPGDNVGFNVKNVAVKDLKRGYVASNSKDDPAKEAASFTAQVIIMNHPGQIGNGYAPVLDCHTSHIAVKFSELLTKIDRRSGKELESAPKFLKNGDAGFVKMIPTKPMVVETFSEYPPLGRFAVRDMRQTVAVGVIKSVEKKDPTGAKVTKAAAKKK; this is encoded by the exons ATGGGGAAGGAGAAGGTTCACATCAACATTGTGGTCATTGGCCATGTCGACTCCGGCAAGTCCACAACCACCGGCCACCTCATCTACAAGCTTGGAGGCATTGACAAGCGTGTCATCGAGAGGTTTGAGAAGGAGGCTGCCGAGATGAACAAGAGGTCCTTCAAGTACGCCTGGGTCCTTGACAAGCTCAAGGCCGAGCGCGAGAGGGGCATCACCATTGACATTGCCCTGTGGAAGTTTGAGACAACCAAGTACTACTGCACCGTGATTGATGCCCCTGGGCACCGTGACTTCATCAAGAACATGATCACCGGCACCTCCCAGGCTGATTGTGCGGTGCTCATCATTGACTCCACCACTGGTGGCTTCGAGGCTGGTATCTCCAAGGACGGCCAGACCCGTGAGCATGCGCTCCTTGCTTTCACTCTTGGTGTGAGGCAGATGATCTGCTGCTGCAACAAG ATGGATGCCACTACCCCCAAGTACTCCAAGGCTCGGTACGACGAGATCGTCAAGGAAGTGGGTTCCTACCTGAAGAAGGTGGGGTACAAcccggacaagatccccttcgTGCCCATCTCTGGGTTCGAGGGTGACAACATGATCGAGAGGTCGACGAACCTGGACTGGTACAAGGGCCCCACCCTCCTTGAGGCGCTGGACCAGATCAACGAGCCCAAGCGGCCCTCGGACAAGCCCCTGCGGCTTCCTCTGCAGGACGTGTACAAGATCGGCGGCATCGGCACCGTCCCGGTGGGCCGCGTGGAAACTGGGCTCCTGAAGCCCGGCATGGTGGTCACCTTTGCGCCCACGGGCCTGACGACGGAGGTCAAGTCGGTGGAGATGCACCACGAGACGATGCAGGAGGCACTGCCCGGCGACAACGTCGGCTTCAACGTCAAGAACGTGGCGGTCAAGGACCTGAAGCGCGGCTACGTGGCCTCCAACTCCAAGGACGACCCCGCCAAGGAGGCTGCCAGCTTCACCGCGCAGGTGATCATCATGAACCACCCGGGGCAGATCGGCAACGGCTACGCCCCGGTGCTGGACTGCCACACGTCCCACATCGCCGTGAAGTTCTCGGAGCTGCTCACCAAGATTGACCGGCGGTCGGGCAAGGAGCTGGAGAGCGCCCCCAAGTTCCTCAAGAACGGTGACGCCGGCTTCGTCAAGATGATCCCCACGAAGCCCATGGTGGTGGAGACTTTCTCCGAGTATCCTCCACTGGGGCGCTTCGCGGTTCGCGACATGAGGCAGACGGTTGCGGTCGGCGTGATAAAGAGCGTGGAGAAGAAGGACCCAACGGGAGCCAAGGTGACCAAGGCGGCTGCCAAGAAGAAATGA
- the LOC100383275 gene encoding Sphingosine kinase 1 translates to MLPSKLHAHPPRPSMADPNLQAEVLTASVRVNGTEAEATLRGGELTWRPADTGGGGEGQERGLELESEVLGCRVDGRKLKLATFTASGGGDGKGGGGDGNRRREEVVVEMETEDAALRWGDIIRDCLASLGRPKKLFIIVNPYGGKRSGRSIFQNEVLPLIEASGVLYTMQETKHRLHAQEIARSLDLRKYDGIICVSGDGVMVEVVNGLLQREDWETAIKVPLGIVPAGTGNGMARSLLHAAGEPFSVSNAVFAIIRGHKRALDVTSVVQGNTRFFSVLMLTWGLVADVDIESEKYRWMGSARLEFYLLLRMLNLRRYNGRILFVPAPGYEEVGDPVEQTTGHETNGVSGATDKNGETCGYVGPSIKEADLRWRSLNGPFVSVWLGNVPFASEDAMAAPKAEFADGYLDAAIIKDCPRWDVLGLVLQMKDGAYVNSPCVEYFKVKAIRIEPGLRVGSSTKGGIIDSDGEVLARGDGSHSRAGDEPGHLMAYGPPIQLTVDQGLATIFSPR, encoded by the exons ATGCTTCCCAGTAAGCTACACGCTCACCCGCCTCGTCCTTCCATGGCCGATCCCAACCTCCAGGCCGAGGTCCTGACCGCGTCAGTGCGGGTCAACGGCACCGAGGCGGAGGCAACGCTCAGGGGCGGCGAGCTGACGTGGCGCCCCGCCGACACCGGCGGCGGCGGAGAGGGGCAGGAGCGGGGGCTGGAGCTGGAGTCGGAGGTGCTCGGGTGCCGGGTGGACGGGAGGAAGCTCAAACTCGCGACCTTTACCGCGAGCGGCGGCGGTGATGGGAAAGGGGGAGGAGGGGATGGGAATCGGAGGAGAGAGGAGGTCGTGGTGGAGATGGAGACCGAGGATGCCGCGCTGCGCTGGGGGGACATCATCAGGGATTGCCTCGCTTCGCTCG GCCGGCCAAAGAAATTGTTCATTATAGTGAACCCTTATGGTGGAAAGAGAAGTGGAAGGAGTATTTTCCAGAATGAAGTCCTCCCCCTCATTGAAGCTTCTGGCGTGCTTTATACGATGCAAG AAACCAAGCATCGGCTTCATGCTCAAGAGATCGCACGTTCACTTGATCTTAGGAAGTATGATGGCATCATTTGTGTCAGTGGAGATGGTGTGATGGTAGAG gttgtcaatggtctcctgCAGAGGGAGGACTGGGAAACAGCAATAAAAGTGCCCCTTGGGATCGTTCCGGCAG GTACTGGAAATGGAATGGCACGATCTCTATTGCATGCTGCTGGTGAACCATTCTCTGTATCTAATGCTGTGTTTGCAATCATCAGAG GTCATAAACGTGCACTTGATGTTACTTCTGTTGTGCAGGGAAACACAAGGTTCTTTAGTGTCCTGATGCTTACATGGG GTCTGGTGGCTGATGTTGATATTGAATCGGAGAAGTATAGGTGGATGGGAAGTGCTCGCCTTGAATTTTAT CTCCTACTCCGCATGCTGAACCTGCGACGGTACAATGGGCGCATCCTTTTTGTTCCAGCACCAGGATATGAAGAAGTTGGTGATCCCGTGGAACAAACTACCGGTCATGAAACAAATGGGGTTAGCGGGGCAACTGACAAAAATGGTGAAACGTGCGGCTATGTCGGCCCGTCGATCAAAGAAGCCGATCTTAGATGGAGATCGCTGAACGGTCCGTTCGTTTCAGTCTGGCTCGGCAATGTTCCTTTCGCTAGCGAAGATGCCATGGCAGCACCAAAAGCAGAG TTTGCGGATGGCTACTTGGATGCTGCTATAATCAAGGACTGCCCGCGGTGGGATGTTCTGGGGCTCGTGCTCCAGATGAAGGACGGCGCCTACGTGAACTCGCCGTGCGTGGAGTATTTCAAG GTGAAGGCGATCCGGATCGAGCCGGGCCTGCGCGTGGgcagcagcaccaagggcggtatCATCGACTCGGACGGGGAGGTGCTCGCGAGGGGCGACGGGTCCCACTCCCGCGCCGGCGACGAGCCGGGGCACCTGATGGCGTACGGCCCGCCCATCCAGCTGACGGTGGACCAGGGGCTGGCCACCATCTTCTCCCCGAGATGA
- the LOC100383275 gene encoding sphingosine kinase 1 isoform X1 yields the protein MQETKHRLHAQEIARSLDLRKYDGIICVSGDGVMVEVVNGLLQREDWETAIKVPLGIVPAGTGNGMARSLLHAAGEPFSVSNAVFAIIRGHKRALDVTSVVQGNTRFFSVLMLTWGLVADVDIESEKYRWMGSARLEFYLLLRMLNLRRYNGRILFVPAPGYEEVGDPVEQTTGHETNGVSGATDKNGETCGYVGPSIKEADLRWRSLNGPFVSVWLGNVPFASEDAMAAPKAEFADGYLDAAIIKDCPRWDVLGLVLQMKDGAYVNSPCVEYFKVKAIRIEPGLRVGSSTKGGIIDSDGEVLARGDGSHSRAGDEPGHLMAYGPPIQLTVDQGLATIFSPR from the exons ATGCAAG AAACCAAGCATCGGCTTCATGCTCAAGAGATCGCACGTTCACTTGATCTTAGGAAGTATGATGGCATCATTTGTGTCAGTGGAGATGGTGTGATGGTAGAG gttgtcaatggtctcctgCAGAGGGAGGACTGGGAAACAGCAATAAAAGTGCCCCTTGGGATCGTTCCGGCAG GTACTGGAAATGGAATGGCACGATCTCTATTGCATGCTGCTGGTGAACCATTCTCTGTATCTAATGCTGTGTTTGCAATCATCAGAG GTCATAAACGTGCACTTGATGTTACTTCTGTTGTGCAGGGAAACACAAGGTTCTTTAGTGTCCTGATGCTTACATGGG GTCTGGTGGCTGATGTTGATATTGAATCGGAGAAGTATAGGTGGATGGGAAGTGCTCGCCTTGAATTTTAT CTCCTACTCCGCATGCTGAACCTGCGACGGTACAATGGGCGCATCCTTTTTGTTCCAGCACCAGGATATGAAGAAGTTGGTGATCCCGTGGAACAAACTACCGGTCATGAAACAAATGGGGTTAGCGGGGCAACTGACAAAAATGGTGAAACGTGCGGCTATGTCGGCCCGTCGATCAAAGAAGCCGATCTTAGATGGAGATCGCTGAACGGTCCGTTCGTTTCAGTCTGGCTCGGCAATGTTCCTTTCGCTAGCGAAGATGCCATGGCAGCACCAAAAGCAGAG TTTGCGGATGGCTACTTGGATGCTGCTATAATCAAGGACTGCCCGCGGTGGGATGTTCTGGGGCTCGTGCTCCAGATGAAGGACGGCGCCTACGTGAACTCGCCGTGCGTGGAGTATTTCAAG GTGAAGGCGATCCGGATCGAGCCGGGCCTGCGCGTGGgcagcagcaccaagggcggtatCATCGACTCGGACGGGGAGGTGCTCGCGAGGGGCGACGGGTCCCACTCCCGCGCCGGCGACGAGCCGGGGCACCTGATGGCGTACGGCCCGCCCATCCAGCTGACGGTGGACCAGGGGCTGGCCACCATCTTCTCCCCGAGATGA